A region of the Rickettsiales bacterium Ac37b genome:
TATCCTGTTCTTTTTGTAGAGCTGTTTGTTCAATTTTTAATTGAATAATTTTACGGTCAAGCTCATCAAGTTTTTCTGGTTTACTATCTGCTTCCATACGAAGTCTGCTTGCAGCTTCATCTATCAAATCAATAGCTTTATCTGGTAGAAATCTATCTGTAATGTAGCGATTAGACAAATACGTTGCTGCGACTAAGGCGCTATCAGTAATTCTGATTCCATGATGTAATTCATATTTTTCTTTAATGCCACGTAAAATAGAAATAGTATCTATTTCTGAAGGTTCATTAATATATACGGGTTGAAATCTACGTGCCAAGGCAGCATCTTTTTCGATATGTTTTCTATATTCATCTAAAGTAGTGGCACCTATACAATGTAATTCTCCGCGTGCTAGGGCAGGTTTAAGTAAATTAGAGGCATCCATTGCACCTTCTGCAGCTCCTGCTCCAACTAGTGTATGTAATTCGTCAATAAATAATATAATTTCGCCTTCAGCATGTGCTATTTCATTTAATACGGCTTTTAATCTCTCTTCAAATTCTCCTCTAAATTTGGCACCAGCAATTAAAGCACCTAAATCTAAAGATACCAATTTACAATTTCTCAAAATTTCTGGAGCATCACCTTGTATAATACGTAATGCTAAACCTTCAGCAATAGCTGTTTTTCCTACTCCAGGTTCACCAATTAATACAGGATTGTTTTTAGTACGACGTGATAATACTTGCATGGTTCTTCTAATTTCATCATCGCGACCGATAACAGGGTCAAGTTTACCATTGCGTGCGAGTTCTGTTACATCTTTAGCATATTTTTTCAAAGCTTCATATGCTTGTTCAGCATTTGCAGTATCGGCTGTACGACCTTTGCGCATTTTAATAATAGCTGCTTCAAGCTTTTGAGTAGTAATACCATTGGTGGGCAAAACTTTTATATAAGATGGTAATGCTTGTAATATTCTTTCTACAGGGATAAATTTATCACTTGCTTTGCGCGCTAATTCTTCTGCGGTATCAAATAGTTTTACTGTTTCAGAATCCAGATAAAGGCCAGAAGCGCCTGAGCCTGAAATCATAGGTATAGCTTTTAGTTCCTGTTCTACAGTAGTGGCGATATTTTGTATATTACCTTCGCATTCATTAATTAGGCGCACTGCTAATTGATCTTCATCATCGAGTAATGCCTTTAAGACATGTAGAGGAACAAATCTTTGATGATTGTTTTTAATAGCTAAAGTTTGAGCAGTTTGAATGATATTTCTTGCATTTTCAGTAAATTTTTCGAAATTCATAATTCATATACCTTAAAATTTTATTATAAATCTTCATATAATAAGATATGAATTATTGTATTGAATTACAAGTTATCCATAAGAAAATAAAAAATTATAAATGGATTTTTGACTTACTATAACATGAAGTTTATATATTTTGAGTATAAAAAAGAATGTTTGTTCTATTTTTTTTATTAAATAATTAACGTTTGTCCATTAGGCTTATTCTCTTAATGTATATTAACTATTTACATAATGGAGGATATTATGGGTGGTTGTTTTTCGTGCTTGGGAGGCAATAAAGGAAAAAAAGATCAGGATGATCCAACATATAATAAAGGAGAAGCTTGGGAAAACGTAGACTTAAGTGGTAATAGGGGAACAGAGGCTCAAGGTAGTAATGTAAGAGGTGAATTACCTCATAATCTACCAGCAATACCAGAAAGTAATAAGGAAAGTTGCAGTAATGAAGGGATAAATAGTACTGTTGTGAATACTCCGGCCTTATTAGTCAATGATGTTGCAGTGGTAACAATAAGAGGAGATTCAACGTTACTTACTGAGTAAAAACCCCATTTACACGTTTATGGATTTAAGCTGTTGGTATTTTACCTAACAGCTTAACTCTATAGTTTGTGATATTTATATTTTACTATAAAAACAATATTAGAAAGAAATTACTATTTGTCATTGAAATATAGAATTATTAATTTATTATTATATTTTAAGGTTTAGAATTAAAAAAACGAATGATTTCGTCTTTTTATTATCAAAAAATTAATAATTGATTGTTAGCCTTACTATTAACGCCAATAAGCGTGCTTAATATAATTGAAATCGTTTAATATAATTATGGAGTGATTTATGCCTCTTAATAAAATCTTAAAATATAAAAATAAATCATCAGCTTCAAGTAGTGCTAGCTCTCTTGAGAAAGTTACTACTCCCGGTCCAGCAACTAGATTAATAGAATTAGATAAAGAATATAAAACACATGAAGTATTAATTAGATCTTTAAAAGAGCAAAAACAAGACCTAGAAAAGTCTATTCAAAAATTACAAGAAAAAGAAAAGGCATTACAGGAAAGAGAAAGTAAAGTAAAAAATAATGCACAAGACATACATTCACAATTAGAAGTAACAAAACAAGAATTGTTAGATAGTACATCAGAAGATTTGACCAAGCAGCTCAAGAAAAAAGAAAAAGAGCTAGAGGCGCAAAAGCAAAAATTGATAGATGAATATGGTAAAGCTGTAAAAGAATTAGCAAAACAGGAACAGAATCCTGTTACAAATA
Encoded here:
- the clpB gene encoding Chaperone protein ClpB, producing the protein MNFEKFTENARNIIQTAQTLAIKNNHQRFVPLHVLKALLDDEDQLAVRLINECEGNIQNIATTVEQELKAIPMISGSGASGLYLDSETVKLFDTAEELARKASDKFIPVERILQALPSYIKVLPTNGITTQKLEAAIIKMRKGRTADTANAEQAYEALKKYAKDVTELARNGKLDPVIGRDDEIRRTMQVLSRRTKNNPVLIGEPGVGKTAIAEGLALRIIQGDAPEILRNCKLVSLDLGALIAGAKFRGEFEERLKAVLNEIAHAEGEIILFIDELHTLVGAGAAEGAMDASNLLKPALARGELHCIGATTLDEYRKHIEKDAALARRFQPVYINEPSEIDTISILRGIKEKYELHHGIRITDSALVAATYLSNRYITDRFLPDKAIDLIDEAASRLRMEADSKPEKLDELDRKIIQLKIEQTALQKEQDTASKERLVLLSTELQELEKEALDLSTKWEAEKLKLSNAQKLKEQLDTAKQELELVERKGDLNRAGELIYSIIPDLTKKLQEEEQHKNNLMIKEAVTEQDIASIVARITGIPVERMLTGEKEKLLHMEDYLRQHVIGQDDALIAVSNAVRRARAGIQDIHRPLGSFLFLGPTGVGKTELTKSLAAFLFNDKAALVRIDMSEYMEKHAVSRLIGAPPGYVGYEEGGTLTEAVRRRPYQVILFDEVEKAHPEVFNILLQVLDEGRLTDGQGRTVDFRNTIIILTSNLGAEILASQPENTELESVREQVMDIVRTTFRPEFLNRLDEIILFHRLTRSHMSKIVDIQVKQLADTLADRNIILSIDDKARNWLSNKGYDSIYGARPLKRVIQKELQNELATMLLAGKINDNNNISVSADDKTLIINII